In one Rhodococcus sp. B50 genomic region, the following are encoded:
- a CDS encoding ferredoxin--NADP reductase, which translates to MTTVEVPHGSRSVILTVSAVVEETADTRSIVFAVPDELRDKFAYRPGQFLTLRIPSDRTGSVARCYSLASSPYTDDAPKVTVKRTSDGYGSNWLCDNIAAGQTLEVLPPAGVFTPKSLDHDFLLFGAGSGITPVISILKSALTQGGGKVVLVYANRDEKSVIFAEELRALAEKYPTRLTVVHWLESVQGLPTADQLAALATPYESYEAFMCGPGPFMDTVHQALNTVGMPRARVHAEVFNSLSGDPFADQAPVEVSDEDAADAATVEVELDGVVHELSWPRKQTLVDIMLAKGIDVPYSCQEGECGSCACTVLEGKVEMENCDVLDPEDIEAGYILGCQARPVTDHLKIEF; encoded by the coding sequence ATGACGACTGTCGAGGTGCCCCACGGCTCACGCTCGGTGATCCTCACCGTGTCCGCCGTAGTCGAGGAGACCGCTGACACGCGGTCGATCGTGTTCGCCGTCCCGGACGAGCTTCGCGACAAATTCGCCTACCGGCCCGGCCAGTTCCTCACCCTGCGCATCCCGAGCGACCGGACGGGCTCGGTGGCCCGCTGCTACTCGCTCGCGAGCTCGCCGTACACCGACGACGCCCCCAAGGTCACCGTCAAGCGCACCTCCGACGGCTACGGCTCCAATTGGCTGTGCGACAACATCGCGGCCGGGCAGACCCTCGAGGTGCTTCCTCCCGCGGGTGTCTTCACTCCGAAGTCGCTCGATCACGACTTCCTGCTCTTCGGCGCCGGCAGCGGCATCACGCCGGTGATCTCGATCCTCAAGTCCGCGCTCACCCAGGGCGGCGGCAAGGTCGTGCTGGTCTACGCCAACCGCGACGAGAAGTCCGTCATCTTCGCGGAGGAGCTGCGCGCGCTCGCGGAGAAGTACCCGACGCGCCTGACCGTCGTCCACTGGCTCGAGTCGGTCCAGGGTCTCCCCACGGCCGACCAGCTCGCGGCGCTCGCGACGCCCTACGAGTCGTACGAGGCGTTCATGTGCGGTCCCGGACCGTTCATGGACACGGTCCACCAGGCACTGAACACCGTGGGCATGCCCCGCGCCCGCGTCCACGCCGAGGTCTTCAATTCGCTGTCGGGTGACCCGTTCGCCGACCAGGCCCCAGTCGAGGTGAGCGACGAGGATGCCGCCGACGCCGCGACCGTCGAGGTCGAACTCGACGGGGTGGTCCACGAGCTGTCGTGGCCGCGCAAGCAGACCCTCGTCGACATCATGCTCGCGAAGGGCATCGACGTGCCGTATTCGTGCCAGGAGGGCGAATGCGGGTCGTGTGCGTGCACCGTGCTCGAGGGCAAGGTCGAGATGGAGAACTGCGACGTGCTCGATCCCGAGGACATCGAGGCGGGCTACATCCTGGGTTGCCAGGCCCGGCCGGTGACCGACCACCTCAAGATCGAGTTCTGA
- a CDS encoding glutamate racemase, with product MIVALIDSGLGLLPTSAWLRRLRPDLDLMLSTDPDGAPWGPKSSDWVIDRVVTTARRAVDRGAEVVVLPCNTASVTALEYVRADLGPSVPVVGTVPAVKPAAAACDSVAIWATAATTASRYQAALVEQFANGAEVVGVACHGLADAIDAGDRVAVAAAVASAAERTPQDVQGVVLGCTHYPLVADTITAHLPAGVRLFDSAEAVARQTLRRIDALGRPVTGSGRIDVFRSGVPGELPPAAAVFAAGRTLLAAPEDVRDEDVEDATSL from the coding sequence GTGATCGTTGCGCTCATCGACTCGGGTCTCGGGCTGTTGCCGACGTCCGCGTGGCTGCGACGGTTGCGTCCCGACCTCGACCTCATGTTGTCGACGGATCCCGACGGCGCCCCGTGGGGGCCGAAGTCGTCCGACTGGGTGATCGACCGGGTCGTCACCACCGCCCGCCGCGCCGTCGACCGCGGTGCCGAGGTGGTCGTGCTCCCGTGCAACACCGCATCGGTGACCGCCCTCGAGTACGTACGTGCCGATCTCGGCCCCTCGGTGCCCGTGGTGGGCACCGTTCCCGCCGTCAAGCCGGCGGCCGCGGCGTGTGATTCGGTGGCGATCTGGGCGACCGCCGCAACCACGGCGAGCAGGTACCAGGCGGCTCTGGTCGAGCAGTTCGCGAACGGAGCCGAGGTCGTCGGCGTGGCGTGCCACGGACTCGCCGACGCCATCGACGCGGGCGATCGGGTGGCCGTCGCCGCAGCGGTCGCCTCGGCGGCCGAACGTACCCCGCAGGACGTCCAGGGCGTGGTTCTCGGCTGCACCCACTATCCGCTGGTTGCCGACACGATCACCGCGCATCTTCCGGCCGGTGTGCGCCTGTTCGACAGCGCCGAAGCCGTCGCGAGGCAGACGCTGCGCAGGATCGACGCGCTCGGACGACCCGTCACCGGGTCGGGTCGCATCGACGTGTTCCGCAGCGGTGTTCCCGGCGAGCTGCCGCCGGCGGCGGCGGTCTTCGCCGCTGGACGCACCCTGCTCGCCGCTCCCGAGGACGTGCGGGACGAGGACGTCGAGGACGCCACCTCCCTCTGA
- a CDS encoding SRPBCC family protein: MSNALTLSVPEGVPFIDYEREFDFPVADVFRAHKDPDLIARWLGPRGMEIKIEQFDFRTGGAYRYEHTDDSGSYRFAGVFHTVRDNDFIVQTFEYLGFPDVVSLETLTFVDLGDGRCKLVGHSVYPSMEARDGMAESGMETGLTEGFEQLEEALAQETTSH; encoded by the coding sequence ATGAGCAACGCACTCACCCTCTCGGTCCCGGAAGGCGTCCCCTTCATCGACTACGAGCGGGAATTCGATTTCCCGGTCGCGGACGTCTTCCGCGCCCACAAGGATCCCGACCTCATCGCCCGTTGGCTCGGGCCGCGGGGAATGGAGATCAAGATCGAGCAGTTCGACTTCCGCACCGGAGGCGCGTACCGCTACGAACACACGGACGACAGCGGAAGCTACCGCTTCGCCGGCGTCTTCCACACCGTGCGCGACAACGACTTCATCGTCCAGACCTTCGAATATCTCGGATTCCCGGATGTCGTGAGCCTGGAGACTCTCACCTTCGTCGATCTCGGCGACGGACGATGCAAACTCGTGGGACATTCGGTGTACCCGAGCATGGAGGCCCGCGACGGCATGGCGGAATCGGGCATGGAGACGGGCCTGACCGAAGGGTTCGAGCAACTCGAGGAAGCTCTGGCTCAGGAGACCACCTCGCACTGA
- a CDS encoding ArsR/SmtB family transcription factor, translating to MFDDEADDTALDLAFTALADPVRRRIVARLSRGPATVTELAEPFAITTQAISKHIRVLEHAGLVTRTRDAQRRPVHLNPARLEMLTSWIDRYRLVKEQQFRDLDAALAREAADTHRSARQDRGA from the coding sequence GTGTTCGACGACGAAGCGGACGACACCGCCCTCGACCTGGCGTTCACCGCCCTGGCCGATCCGGTCCGTCGCCGCATCGTCGCCCGGCTCAGCCGGGGCCCTGCCACGGTCACCGAACTCGCGGAACCCTTCGCGATCACCACACAGGCGATCTCGAAACACATTCGGGTGCTCGAACACGCCGGTCTCGTCACGCGCACGCGCGACGCCCAGCGCCGGCCCGTCCATCTGAATCCCGCACGGCTGGAGATGCTGACCTCATGGATCGACCGCTACCGGTTGGTGAAGGAGCAGCAGTTCCGCGATCTCGACGCCGCGCTGGCCCGGGAAGCGGCCGACACCCATCGCAGTGCCCGACAAGACAGGGGCGCGTGA
- a CDS encoding MFS transporter — MTAPVQPRGRIRSFGFAVVGLGAFTLTASSSAPSPLYPVYQQMWGFSAAMLTVVFAVYVLALLAALVTVGSLSDHIGRRPVIVTALLLLAASMIVFIVSPGVGWLILARILQGLAVGAATSALAAAVIEMQPNRHIGPLVNTAAPSLGLALGAAGAGVLVQFAPFPTVLSYAVVAVLAVVLAAALIFVPETSPSMGFRSRRDALRSLVPSASVPREVRGRYLLILPSLMSAWALGGLYMSLGPSIVDSVFGIDNRLAAGLAIGTLFTAGTVAATTTARRDPHRIVILGAVLLATGLAAVITALLTGWVAVYYAGTAVAGFGWGSTFVAAMGVVGSLGRPHERGRIFATTFVVCYFAFSVPAMAAGVAAGSFGLTSTAVGYGVIVAVLALVAGVGVLVRKPKPDAAGMREVSVPVRS, encoded by the coding sequence ATGACTGCTCCCGTACAGCCCCGCGGCCGCATCCGCTCGTTCGGTTTCGCCGTGGTCGGTCTGGGAGCGTTCACCCTCACCGCCTCGTCGTCGGCGCCGTCACCGCTGTATCCCGTCTACCAGCAGATGTGGGGATTCTCCGCGGCCATGCTCACGGTGGTGTTCGCCGTCTACGTGCTCGCACTGCTCGCGGCGCTCGTGACGGTGGGATCGTTGTCCGACCACATCGGGCGCCGGCCCGTCATCGTGACGGCACTGCTGCTGCTCGCGGCGAGCATGATCGTGTTCATCGTCTCCCCGGGCGTGGGGTGGCTGATCCTCGCGCGGATCCTGCAGGGTCTCGCGGTGGGTGCGGCGACGAGCGCCCTGGCCGCCGCAGTGATCGAGATGCAGCCCAACAGGCACATCGGCCCGCTGGTCAACACGGCAGCGCCGTCACTCGGACTCGCGCTCGGCGCGGCGGGAGCGGGCGTGCTCGTGCAGTTCGCGCCGTTCCCGACGGTGCTGAGTTACGCGGTCGTCGCCGTTCTGGCCGTCGTGCTGGCGGCGGCACTGATCTTCGTGCCGGAGACGTCCCCGTCGATGGGCTTCCGGTCGCGACGCGACGCCCTGCGGAGCCTGGTGCCGAGCGCGTCGGTGCCGCGCGAGGTCCGGGGTCGTTACCTGCTGATCCTTCCCAGCCTGATGTCGGCGTGGGCGCTCGGCGGGCTGTACATGTCACTGGGACCGTCGATCGTCGACTCGGTGTTCGGCATCGACAACCGGCTCGCCGCGGGCCTGGCGATCGGGACCCTGTTCACCGCGGGCACGGTCGCAGCGACCACGACGGCCCGCCGGGACCCGCATCGCATCGTGATTCTCGGGGCCGTGCTGCTCGCGACGGGGCTGGCAGCGGTGATCACCGCGCTCCTCACGGGATGGGTCGCGGTGTACTACGCGGGTACCGCGGTCGCCGGTTTCGGGTGGGGGTCGACCTTCGTCGCGGCCATGGGTGTGGTCGGATCCCTCGGACGTCCCCACGAACGCGGTCGGATCTTCGCGACGACTTTCGTGGTCTGCTACTTCGCGTTCTCGGTGCCCGCGATGGCCGCCGGGGTGGCGGCCGGATCGTTCGGGCTGACATCTACTGCCGTCGGCTACGGCGTGATCGTCGCCGTGCTGGCGCTCGTGGCCGGCGTGGGGGTGCTGGTGCGCAAGCCGAAGCCCGACGCGGCCGGAATGCGGGAAGTGTCCGTGCCCGTCCGCTCGTAG
- a CDS encoding MadB family AAA-type ATPase has translation MTPFASGADLKDALRRHDYIADDEFATVVHLATALERPLLLEGPAGVGKTELAKALAAVGGRKLVRLQCYEGLDDSRALYEWDYAKQLLHVQMLRDRIGELLAGHADLAAASKFLAQQDFGLYSETFLSVRPLLEAVLSEEPVVLLVDEVDRTEESMEALLLEVLAERQVTIPEVGTFTARSTPWVILTSNDTRELSPALKRRCLHYHVGYPTPEREREIVTARVPDVRPGTAHQIVDLSRTLRDLPLRKSPSISEVIDAARAATVMGHDAGDPDSLGGMRDVLLATLLKYTGDVDLAKARLGGAGAGTVVAEPIVSEPVPSSERVTVASRPANTTTAVFRGRGGGGRDAAGSGLRG, from the coding sequence ATGACCCCGTTCGCCTCGGGCGCCGACCTGAAGGATGCGCTGCGCCGGCACGACTACATCGCCGACGACGAATTCGCGACCGTCGTGCACCTCGCCACCGCACTCGAGCGGCCCTTGCTGCTCGAAGGGCCCGCCGGGGTCGGCAAGACCGAGCTGGCCAAGGCGCTCGCAGCGGTCGGGGGCCGGAAACTGGTGCGGCTACAGTGCTACGAAGGGCTCGACGACAGCCGCGCCCTGTACGAGTGGGACTACGCCAAGCAATTGCTGCACGTGCAGATGCTGCGCGACCGCATCGGTGAACTGCTCGCCGGTCACGCCGACCTCGCGGCTGCGTCGAAGTTCCTCGCGCAGCAGGATTTCGGTCTGTACTCCGAGACATTCCTGTCGGTCCGTCCGCTGCTCGAGGCCGTCCTCTCCGAGGAGCCGGTGGTCCTGCTCGTCGACGAGGTGGACCGCACCGAGGAGTCCATGGAAGCGCTGCTGCTCGAGGTGCTCGCGGAACGGCAGGTGACGATCCCCGAGGTCGGCACGTTCACCGCCCGGTCCACACCGTGGGTGATCCTGACCTCCAACGACACTCGCGAGTTGTCGCCGGCACTCAAGCGTCGCTGCCTGCACTACCACGTCGGCTACCCGACACCGGAACGCGAACGCGAGATCGTCACCGCGCGGGTACCGGATGTACGACCGGGAACGGCCCACCAGATCGTCGATCTGTCCCGGACCCTGCGGGATCTGCCGCTGCGCAAGAGCCCGTCGATCTCGGAGGTCATCGACGCGGCGCGTGCCGCTACGGTGATGGGACACGATGCCGGCGACCCGGATTCGCTGGGCGGCATGCGCGACGTGCTGTTGGCGACGTTGCTCAAGTACACCGGCGACGTCGACCTCGCGAAGGCCCGGCTCGGCGGCGCGGGAGCGGGAACCGTCGTAGCAGAACCGATTGTGTCGGAACCGGTTCCGTCGAGCGAACGGGTGACGGTCGCATCACGCCCGGCGAACACCACGACCGCCGTCTTCCGGGGCCGCGGCGGTGGCGGCCGCGACGCCGCGGGCAGCGGACTGCGGGGGTGA
- the madC gene encoding MadC family VWA domain-containing protein — translation MLLRRHGVAASPAESIEVRRVLDMVPVHERDVLRACLRAVCAKYPHERAGFERAFDELFGAVDAAVAATGGGPARAQFAESLPAALEIGDDPSVARYAEYNERAAEVGDHFDTPEARKGFNPHKDDDDVSMTSSDADLSVDTGADSGRRGVTYTVDVENAATTTVGDLSGEPGAAVVGSLSWDDPASILAWLDAYDPHRTYGGEVADEPLSASQLARLVDAVEAFVASLAAAVPGTERVEAPESHDAAGIDRAEIELACHEVLRRMRGPVRPHPRERTRGRLDMRRTARAGMRTDGVPFRLVVRAPRPDRVRLLVLADVSLSVRPITAFTLRLAQAMHGRAHRSRVVAFVDRPVDVTTQLLAAGGDGALAAVLAHPAVDLEASSDYGRMFDELLAEHSGSIDRRTSVLVVGDGRCNGLPPRVDRLEELRRRVHRLAWITPEPERYWTQATCAMPDYAELCDEVVVARDGAQLLAKAAELGHALR, via the coding sequence ATGCTGCTGCGCCGCCACGGTGTCGCGGCGTCGCCGGCCGAGAGCATCGAGGTGCGTCGGGTGCTCGACATGGTTCCCGTCCACGAAAGGGACGTGCTGCGCGCGTGCCTGCGGGCGGTGTGCGCCAAGTACCCGCACGAGCGGGCCGGTTTCGAGCGCGCGTTCGACGAACTGTTCGGGGCCGTCGACGCCGCGGTCGCCGCGACCGGCGGTGGGCCTGCCCGGGCACAGTTCGCGGAGTCGCTGCCGGCGGCGCTCGAGATCGGCGACGATCCGAGCGTCGCGCGCTACGCCGAGTACAACGAACGCGCAGCCGAGGTCGGCGACCATTTCGACACCCCGGAGGCGCGCAAGGGCTTCAATCCGCACAAGGACGACGACGATGTCTCGATGACGTCCTCCGACGCCGACCTGTCGGTGGACACCGGCGCGGACTCGGGTCGTCGGGGCGTCACCTACACCGTCGACGTCGAGAATGCGGCGACCACGACGGTGGGCGATCTGTCCGGTGAGCCGGGGGCCGCGGTCGTCGGATCGCTGTCCTGGGACGATCCGGCGTCGATCCTCGCGTGGCTCGACGCCTACGACCCGCACCGCACGTACGGGGGAGAGGTCGCCGACGAACCCCTCTCCGCATCCCAGCTCGCGCGCCTCGTCGACGCCGTCGAGGCGTTCGTCGCGTCCCTCGCCGCTGCGGTGCCGGGGACCGAACGGGTCGAGGCACCCGAATCGCACGACGCCGCCGGCATCGACCGCGCCGAGATCGAACTCGCGTGCCACGAAGTGTTGCGCCGCATGCGCGGTCCCGTCCGTCCCCATCCGCGTGAGCGGACCCGCGGGCGACTCGACATGCGCAGGACGGCCCGGGCGGGAATGCGCACCGACGGGGTGCCGTTCAGGCTCGTCGTCCGGGCGCCCCGTCCCGATCGGGTGCGGCTGCTCGTCCTCGCCGATGTCTCGCTGTCGGTACGTCCGATCACCGCGTTCACGCTCCGGCTCGCCCAGGCGATGCACGGGCGGGCGCACCGGAGCCGGGTGGTCGCCTTCGTCGATCGTCCGGTGGACGTGACGACACAGTTGCTCGCCGCCGGCGGCGACGGTGCCCTCGCAGCCGTACTCGCCCATCCCGCAGTCGATCTCGAAGCGAGTAGCGACTACGGCAGGATGTTCGACGAACTGCTCGCCGAACATTCCGGATCGATCGACCGCCGGACGTCGGTACTGGTCGTGGGGGACGGGCGCTGCAACGGCCTGCCCCCGCGCGTCGATCGGCTCGAGGAACTTCGTCGCCGGGTGCACCGTCTTGCGTGGATCACGCCGGAACCGGAGCGGTACTGGACACAGGCGACCTGCGCGATGCCCGACTACGCCGAGCTGTGCGATGAGGTGGTGGTGGCCCGCGACGGCGCGCAACTGCTCGCGAAGGCCGCCGAACTCGGCCACGCACTGCGGTGA
- a CDS encoding Asp23/Gls24 family envelope stress response protein — translation MTSDSGAGISRLQFGAGTSSGPVDPQGRTIIADAVVAKIAGLATREISGVIEVGAGTARVVGALRDRIPGARINHGQGVAVEVGERQAAIDIGIVAEYGVALHELAVAIRHNVIAAVERMTGLEVTEVNITVFDVMLHEEAAALTDDVKPRVQ, via the coding sequence ATGACCAGCGACAGCGGCGCAGGCATCAGCCGCCTACAGTTCGGTGCCGGAACCTCCTCCGGCCCCGTCGACCCGCAGGGCCGCACGATCATCGCGGACGCGGTGGTCGCCAAGATCGCGGGACTCGCGACCCGTGAGATCAGCGGCGTGATCGAGGTGGGCGCCGGAACCGCCCGCGTGGTGGGCGCGTTGCGCGACCGCATCCCCGGTGCGCGCATCAACCACGGGCAGGGTGTGGCCGTGGAGGTCGGCGAACGCCAGGCCGCGATCGACATCGGCATCGTCGCCGAATACGGCGTCGCGCTGCACGAACTCGCCGTCGCCATCCGTCACAACGTCATCGCCGCCGTCGAGCGCATGACGGGGCTCGAGGTCACCGAGGTCAACATCACGGTCTTCGACGTCATGCTCCACGAGGAGGCCGCGGCCCTCACCGACGACGTCAAACCCCGCGTGCAGTGA
- the mdo gene encoding NDMA-dependent methanol dehydrogenase (This methanol dehydrogenase is considered a nicotinoprotein, since its NADP cofactor remains is not dissociable, but instead remains permanently bound. A member of this family has been shown to act as a formaldehyde dismutase, able to convert two molecules of formaldehyde (plus one water molecule) into one of methanol and one of formate, with no net change in its redox state. More recently, it was shown in Mycobacterium smegmatis that this enzyme is critical to ethanol utilization, for which the biosynthesis of the cofactor-like electron carrier mycofactocin is also required.) yields MAIELNQIWDFPIKEFHPFPRALMGVGAHDILGVEAKNLGFKRALLMTTGLRGSGIIEELIGKIEYQGVEVVLYDKVESNPKDYNVMEAAALYQKEKCDSIISVGGGSSHDAAKGARVVIAHDGRNINEFEGFAKSTNKENPPHIAVSTTAGTGSETSWAYVITDTSDMDHPHKWVGFDEATIVTLAIDDPLLYYSCPQHFTAYCGFDVLAHGSEPYVSRLDFAPSLGNALYSIELVAKHLREAVFEPRNLKAREGMMNAQYIAAQAFNSGGLGIVHSISHATSAFFDSHHGLNNAIALPRVWEYNLPSRYEHYARIAGAMGVDTRNMTTVQAADAAVEAAIRLAKDVGIPDNFGQVRVDSYEKNRMNTGKYAGRGEVITGDEKTVRAISEHIQDDWCTPGNPREVTVDSMIPVVDHCINRSY; encoded by the coding sequence ATGGCAATCGAGCTCAATCAGATCTGGGACTTCCCGATCAAGGAGTTCCACCCCTTCCCCCGCGCGCTGATGGGTGTCGGCGCCCACGACATTCTCGGCGTCGAGGCCAAGAACCTCGGATTCAAGCGTGCGCTGCTGATGACCACCGGCCTGCGTGGCTCCGGGATCATCGAGGAACTGATCGGCAAGATCGAGTACCAGGGTGTCGAGGTCGTCCTCTACGACAAGGTCGAGTCCAATCCCAAGGACTACAACGTCATGGAAGCGGCCGCGCTCTACCAGAAGGAGAAGTGCGACTCGATCATCTCCGTCGGTGGCGGCTCGAGCCACGACGCCGCGAAGGGTGCCCGTGTCGTGATCGCCCACGACGGTCGCAACATCAACGAATTCGAGGGTTTCGCGAAGTCCACCAACAAGGAGAACCCGCCGCACATCGCCGTGTCGACCACGGCAGGCACCGGCTCCGAGACGTCCTGGGCCTACGTCATCACCGACACCTCCGACATGGACCACCCACACAAGTGGGTCGGATTCGACGAGGCCACGATCGTCACCCTCGCGATCGACGACCCGCTGCTCTACTACAGCTGCCCCCAGCACTTCACCGCGTACTGCGGCTTCGACGTCCTCGCCCACGGCTCCGAGCCGTACGTCTCCCGGCTGGACTTCGCGCCGTCGCTCGGCAACGCGTTGTACTCGATCGAGCTCGTTGCGAAGCACCTGCGCGAGGCGGTCTTCGAACCGCGCAACCTCAAGGCGCGCGAAGGCATGATGAACGCCCAGTACATCGCCGCGCAGGCCTTCAACTCCGGCGGCCTCGGCATCGTGCACTCCATCTCGCACGCCACCTCGGCCTTCTTCGACAGCCACCACGGACTCAACAATGCGATCGCCCTGCCGCGGGTATGGGAGTACAACCTGCCCTCCCGGTACGAGCACTACGCCCGCATCGCCGGCGCGATGGGCGTGGACACCCGCAACATGACCACCGTCCAGGCCGCCGACGCGGCGGTCGAAGCGGCGATTCGCCTCGCGAAGGACGTCGGTATCCCCGACAACTTCGGTCAGGTGCGGGTCGACTCGTACGAGAAGAACCGCATGAACACCGGTAAGTACGCCGGTCGCGGCGAGGTCATCACCGGGGACGAGAAGACCGTCCGGGCCATCTCCGAGCACATCCAGGACGACTGGTGCACCCCGGGCAACCCCCGCGAGGTCACGGTCGACTCGATGATCCCGGTCGTCGACCACTGCATCAACCGGTCCTACTGA
- a CDS encoding NAD(P)/FAD-dependent oxidoreductase, with protein MSNERETEGTPERVVIVGAGLAAVRTAEELRRAGYEGEVVLVGDETHLPYDRPPLSKEVLRGDRDDTTLRPSEFFDENRIELKLGAAARSVDTAARALTLTDGTELGYDDLVVATGLRPRRIPGLPDLTGVHVLRSLEDSRALREAIVPGTRALVVGAGFIGCEVAASLRARQVEVVLVEPQPTPLASVLGAEVGALVTRLHTAEGVDVRAGVGLSEIRGDERVTSAVLGDGSEIDVDLVVLGIGSIPATEWLEGSGVEVDNGVVCDGTGRTSTPHVWAVGDVASWQVPAGGRRRIEHWTNAGEQASVLAKTLMGLEAGAAAQVPYFWSDQYDIKIQGLGAVTAGDTVHVVRDDGRKFLAYYERDGKLVGAVGGGLPALVMKSRAKIAAGAPIDELLAAAV; from the coding sequence GTGTCGAACGAGCGGGAGACCGAGGGTACGCCGGAGCGCGTCGTCATCGTGGGCGCGGGCCTGGCGGCGGTGCGTACCGCCGAGGAACTGCGACGTGCCGGGTACGAAGGCGAAGTCGTGCTCGTCGGCGACGAGACGCATCTGCCCTACGACCGCCCACCCCTGTCCAAGGAGGTCCTGCGCGGCGATCGCGACGACACGACTCTCCGTCCGAGCGAGTTCTTCGACGAGAACCGCATCGAGCTGAAGCTCGGTGCCGCGGCCCGGTCGGTCGACACCGCGGCGCGCGCCCTCACCCTCACGGACGGCACCGAACTCGGATACGACGACCTCGTCGTCGCCACGGGCCTGCGGCCCCGCCGCATCCCCGGTCTGCCGGATCTCACCGGAGTCCATGTCCTGCGCTCGCTCGAGGACAGCCGAGCACTGCGCGAGGCAATCGTTCCGGGTACTCGCGCGCTCGTGGTCGGGGCCGGATTCATCGGGTGCGAGGTCGCGGCGAGCCTGCGGGCGCGTCAGGTGGAGGTCGTACTGGTCGAACCGCAGCCCACCCCGCTCGCGTCGGTGCTCGGAGCCGAGGTCGGTGCCCTTGTCACCCGGCTGCACACCGCAGAGGGAGTCGACGTACGGGCCGGGGTCGGCCTGTCGGAGATCCGCGGCGACGAGCGCGTCACCTCCGCGGTCCTCGGCGACGGTAGTGAGATCGACGTCGATCTCGTGGTGCTCGGCATCGGGTCGATCCCGGCCACCGAGTGGCTCGAGGGATCGGGTGTCGAGGTCGACAACGGGGTCGTGTGCGACGGCACGGGCCGCACCTCCACCCCGCATGTGTGGGCCGTCGGCGACGTCGCGTCGTGGCAGGTGCCGGCCGGTGGGCGCAGGCGCATCGAGCACTGGACGAACGCCGGCGAGCAGGCGTCCGTCCTCGCGAAGACGCTCATGGGTCTCGAGGCCGGGGCCGCCGCCCAGGTGCCCTACTTCTGGAGCGACCAGTACGACATCAAGATCCAGGGCCTCGGTGCGGTCACGGCCGGCGACACGGTGCACGTCGTCCGCGACGACGGGCGTAAGTTCCTCGCGTACTACGAGCGCGACGGCAAGCTCGTCGGTGCCGTGGGTGGCGGCCTGCCCGCGCTGGTCATGAAGTCGCGGGCGAAGATCGCCGCGGGCGCACCGATCGACGAGCTCCTCGCAGCCGCCGTATAG